The Metarhizium brunneum chromosome 5, complete sequence sequence GCTCGCTAGGTTACAGCGAGTTATTGTGGACTCATCGATCGACGATTCTTCACGACCTCGTCGGAAGATACCCTTTTTTAAGACTCATCCTGCTCCGCCTTGCCGGGGTGGGGGTATACTACATCCTTTGATTTCTGGGCAGCGGGCAGAGACGTGCCGTCTACAATATAACCAAAACTTGCCGGTCTTGGTCAATGATACATGGAAGAATATGATGGAGTTACATATCATAAATGCCCTTGAAATAGACTTCCACCTAtgtatataataaataatctaaATAGAGTTATTACAAACATGATCGAGAGGTGGACCATCTTATGCCGCCCGGCCAAGCTGTTTGTATCACTGCTGAGTAGTTAGTCGGTATCTATTGGATTCTAATACAAGAAAGCCGAGCTTGTCCAAAGCCGCGTTTGTGATTTTACACTGGGAAGGTCAGCGATGAGCAAATCGAGCCAACGCAGAAGATTAAATCACCTGCATGCAGTATCGACTGGCGCAACTTGGCTCGGTGCTCCTCCGAAAGAATGTTTCGACCACCAAGATCGTACAACATATTGCCTTTGATACAAACATTCCATCAATAGCCAAGGCATTCCTACGGGTTtttatatatgtatgtatgcatatGCCCTTTGCGGGGACATCGGTGGACTGCGGAATCAACTTCATGGTTACAACTTCGCTTTCCATTGCGAATTGCTTCTCGCTTGTCCACCAGCCAGAGTCGAGTCGTGTGGTTATACGTATGATGATATTTGTTTGTCGTTGTGCTGCCCTTTCCAACGGAGGACAAAGAGCGTTCTCTGTCCCCGCGAGCTGGTGAAATTTGAAGCGCATCGATTGACTCATCCGATGCCGCCAGGTTCTCGTGATCAACCTACGTTTGAGACGTGATGGCTCGCGAGCCTGGACCCGAGGGGGAGGAAGAGGTATTGGATAAAGCCATTTAAATTGAGCGGTGTGAACAAGGTAGGTACCAAGAGTAATTGCTTGGCTGGAGGTTTTACCAAAATATGGGACAGTCTACAGCAGGACAGAAACTAGGACTTCCGTAGTCATATCGCCAAGTTTCTGTGAGAAAGGCATTGACAAGATTCTTGGAGAGAGGGATGTCGATATCAtacttggacttggccaCAGTTCATATTCaggtcgatgacgacgaacatGTAGTCATGTTATTGCCTCGTTGCTACCTATAGTAAAATGGAATGATATGGGCGCACTTTTGAATCCAACTACAGGCTCAAAGGGGTACAAGCAAAGATGGGCAGACAAGCAAGTAACAATTACCAACACAAATCACGAATCGTCCGTAATATGAGATAGAGTATGATTCCAAAATCCCCATCTTGCACAGAGTTCTTCTACTCCCAAAAATCCCTAATTAATTAGCAGTGTGCATTGCAGCTAAAATTTCCGCACATAGCAATTCCGTCGAACCCGTCCCCATCACTTGATCTCCGCCGGAAACGACTTGCAAATTAACGTCTCTCCCTTTTCATCAAACAACTGCAGTGTTACTTCAGTTTTGATCTTGGGGTAGGAACTCTCTACAGAGACTTCGCCTCTCAACGTCTGCGGCAACCCAGCTTTCCCCGGGCATTTCAGTCCCCAGTGGCTGCATGCCTCGGGAAACTTCATTGGAAAATCAATGTTGATCACACCTACCGAGGCAGCCAGCTTTATTGTTGCTTCTTGGAAGGAGCTCCGAGGGGTGAAGGTTGCCTCTATAGAGGCATTCTGGCCCGATGGAAAGCGGCAGACGGAGACGGCGTCGGGGCATCCTCCGATTTTGATGTTTATGTTTTTGGCTGTGCTTCCTGTCATTGTATTCCGGTTAGATATCAAATGGCGAGAAATGCATGTACTTTGAAGACGATGCGTGATACGTACCGCAGTCCTTGAATATAACGGCATTTACAGCGCTGAGGACGCCTAGTAAAAGGAACAGCAGGGAGCCTTGCATGTTGCAGACCAAGGTTTCGAGATATTTGGACAGGTTTAGGCTTTTGTATTGTGGAGGACAGTCAAGATGGGCAAGACGAGAAGAATCATGTTTCGAATTGAGAGAGGCAGGcactattaatatatattcgACAGGTTCTGTCTGGAGGCTTTGGGAGACGGACGTGGTACCAATTGTGTTGCAAACTGCGCGGTGATGGATGTTCGAGTTTGCAATCCAAATCAGTCGAGAGCACGGCGGCACAATGGCAACCGGTGCTCACATAGAATGTAACTCTTTTTCATCTTGCCCCCCCCACCCGTTTATACCCCTTGCTCAGTCCTCTCGGTGGCATGATATCTTTGTATGTCGAGCGCGTTGAATCGCTGACTTGTCTGCGAAGCATCCTTTTCGCACGGTAATTGGCGGTACACAGTAATTCCGTATCCCATCAGCACTACCGAGTACAGGTCACACTGTCACAAACCCTCGGTGCTAGGATTGTGGCCGCGCTTTGCAAGCCCGTTGGGCATGGTGGATTGAGCAACGCTATGAAGTACTTGGCCCAGCGCAGTACATATATGCCGAAAGCAAGTTGTCTTGGGCTGggctggccaaagccaagtTTTGCGACCATCGAAGGAGGTACAAGAAGATTGAAACAAACATTGAATAATGACATGGAAGAATCCCCACATCGGTGGTGCTGGGATCTAGGCTCTACGGTAggctccaactccaacgtCCAAATGTCAAGTCGGTcctttccttccttcctGATGGAGCCACGCACTTGAGGCTTAGTCTCGCTGGCTAGGCAGGCCCGGGCTAGGCAGGCCTGCACATGTCGGCACGGTGCATGGGGGCTTTTTTGACAGCACAGCCCTACAATACGCCCCGTATTTTGCTGagccgccaacattgaagtctaAAATGATAGCACCACGagcgccgccatcaagaaTGCTCCACGCCGTTGCAGGCCAACGCTGCAGTGAGGACAAAGGACGAAACGAAAAACAGCCTGATCGGGCACGATGGTGGCATGTCGAGCTTGCCGCGTTGGGCTTGGCGATGACAGCCGGCCCTTTGGCAGCTG is a genomic window containing:
- the ESR16 gene encoding Ecdysteroid-regulated protein, yielding MQGSLLFLLLGVLSAVNAVIFKDCGSTAKNINIKIGGCPDAVSVCRFPSGQNASIEATFTPRSSFQEATIKLAASVGVINIDFPMKFPEACSHWGLKCPGKAGLPQTLRGEVSVESSYPKIKTEVTLQLFDEKGETLICKSFPAEIK